TCATCATGATGAAACCCTCTCCACGATGCCCCCCGAACGATTTGCCGATGTCCTTCGGGCCTACCGGGACCGGATCTTAGACTTATCCAAGGATCCACGGTTTCGGTACATCCTGGTTTTCAAAAATCAGGGCCGTTCGGCCGGAGCATCTCTGGAACACAGCCACTCTCAATTGATCGCCCTGCCGGTAATTCCTGAAATCGCCCTTGAGGAGCTGAGCGGCTCCAAGAAATATTACGGCTACAAGGACCGTTGCGTTTATTGTGATATCGTCCGGCAGGAACAGGAAGCCAAAGTCCGGGTGGTGATTGAAAATCAAGACTTCCTGGTCTGTTGTCCTTTTGCCCCCCGTTCCCCCTTTGAGGTCTGGATCATCCCTAAAAATCATAACGCCGTTTATACCGATCTGGAGGAGGCCAAATTCGCCTCTCTGGCCCAAATCTTTTCCCAGACCCTTAAACGGCTGGACAAGGCCTTAAACAATCGGCCTTATAATTTTATGTTGCACACTTCTCCCGTCAAGGAATCCCATCAGGATTATTATCACTGGCATTTTGAAATCGTCCCTAAACTGACCCGGATCGCCGGGTTTGA
This DNA window, taken from Deltaproteobacteria bacterium, encodes the following:
- the galT gene encoding galactose-1-phosphate uridylyltransferase — its product is MPELRKDPIVGRWVIISTERAKRPFDFAPEDETPKGGFCPFDPGNEKTTPPEIVAYRNPGTQPNTPGWTLRVVANKFPALVIEGNLFKVGEGLYDKMNGIGAHEVIIETPHHDETLSTMPPERFADVLRAYRDRILDLSKDPRFRYILVFKNQGRSAGASLEHSHSQLIALPVIPEIALEELSGSKKYYGYKDRCVYCDIVRQEQEAKVRVVIENQDFLVCCPFAPRSPFEVWIIPKNHNAVYTDLEEAKFASLAQIFSQTLKRLDKALNNRPYNFMLHTSPVKESHQDYYHWHFEIVPKLTRIAGFEWGSGFYINPSPPEEAAKFLREVSLEEET